In the Salvia miltiorrhiza cultivar Shanhuang (shh) chromosome 8, IMPLAD_Smil_shh, whole genome shotgun sequence genome, TCCAATACTCTTTTAGTTAGGAATATTCAGAGCCTACAGAAACCAAGccttaatatttgaaaaaaaaaaatcgagaaAGTGAAGTTATATGATTGGATTGATTCAAAGAGAATGAATTGGGTATCACACATCGCTTTGTCTACCAATTGTGCCCAATATTTTGAAAACTTttcaactaaaactagaataaaacgtgtctttaaaaaaaagaaaaagaactaGAATAAAACATATATGTTACAATATCTTTGTCGTAAGCTAAGATATTTATTGTAACGTCTCTATAATATTCGTCGTAAGCTGAAATTTATCCTGCAAGACTGTAACATCTTTATACTCCTTATACAAATGCaaaaattatcaataaaaaacAAAAGTGAAACTTCCAAATAATAAAAAGTCCTTCTCAATGAGTCACTTTTTCATCTAGAAATTGCCGTTGGTATCCTATCCACAAAAAAAACTAgatgtataatgtataatagtaataatcaCAATATTCAGGTATGAAACTATACATGGGTGCCGACCGTTGATTATTGGCATCAACGGCCGCAGGACGACGACATCGACGTATCGTTATCATACGTGGTCGTCGTAGTGGATGCACCCCCCGCCGATGCAGCGAAAAACAAGTCGGACAAGTAATTGTTCAGATCTTCAGGGGCATATTTGACAATTGTCTCCACTCCGAATCTGAATCTCCTCGCGTAGTTGTCTCTATGCTTATTATAAAAGATCCGGTAAGCCGGCACGACTCGTTTGGCTAGAGAGATCTTCACATTGTCTCGCAGTTTCGGGTCGGGTATGACCCACGAAGTCTGCTTCTTGTACGCCTCCTCGAAAGCTGCATTGAACCGTTCGAAACGATCCGTCACTTGCTCGGGAGAAATCTCGGCCATCGGATCCTCGGGTAGTGAAGAGATCACTTTGCTCCATCCCATCCGCTCGTAATTTCCAAGATATTTGCTTACTTTCAATCGGTTTTCGGATATCCATTCGGGTCCCATCAGGAGCCCCAGTTTGGAGTTTCGGACCTTGGAAACGACGTAGTTTAGATTGTTGGCCAGGAACAAGTAGGACAATGCGACGTCGTTGTACATCACCGCCTTGCCGTCGAGCTTGCAGAGGAGCACGAGAATCAGCCACGCTAATCTGGTGGTGATCGCTGCCACGCATGGGTCGTCTGCCAAGGCGGAGGTGGGGCTCGAGAAGTAGGCCTGCGGCAGAGGCGTCTCCGCCGCCACCGACCAGTCCGCCATGATCACGGAGACAGCGCCGCTGTAGTCGGCGAGGAAGACAAGGTAGTTCATCACGTAGCGCGTGAGGGGGTGGACGCCGCCGCCGGCCGGCGTCTTCGACGAGTCTTTCTGAATCGCCGCCTCGAATTGTGTCAGTATAATCCTCACCCCTTCACCAAGCTTTATCAACGCCGCCTCCGCCTCAATCCTCACAGCCGCCACCGATTCGTGAGAGAAGATCGACTCGATCTCTGGCCACAGATCGGAAATCGCTTCGAATAGGTCGAGAGCGCGGAACATCTTCTCCGGCGACAGGATCTTCTTGCTTCTCCCGAACACCTCTGGAAAACTGAACAGCCTCAACGCCGCATCCTTGGAGATCTCGGTGAAGCACGACTCCGCGATCTTCTCCGACGAGGAGAAGACGATGTCGCAGAGGATCCTTTCGCCGCAAAATAAGGTTTTCACGGCAATTTTCACGGCGTGCAGCCAGACTTTAATTTTCTGCTCCAGAACGTTCCAATCCATTTTCTGCATCTGGTGTTGGCTCAATTTCTCAACTCCTAGATAATACAAAGCCTCATCAATTATCGATTTTCTGATGA is a window encoding:
- the LOC131000739 gene encoding exocyst complex component EXO70H1-like — translated: MKGSIFSKRSSPSHHSSASDSPSSTPSSRASHQTFSETMMEENLDLAEVIIMACSIDSHRHEEFSSLFVDDRREARRFLDAVSGLQQAMHYYVKLSSSSDKLVRAQNLMQIAIKRLEKEFYVILSANRKNLDSESVSSRSSRASARSSVSDYYHEDEISDEGEESTSTTPPRTPPRGENTEADLAMADLRNIADCMIASGYARECITIYKLIRKSIIDEALYYLGVEKLSQHQMQKMDWNVLEQKIKVWLHAVKIAVKTLFCGERILCDIVFSSSEKIAESCFTEISKDAALRLFSFPEVFGRSKKILSPEKMFRALDLFEAISDLWPEIESIFSHESVAAVRIEAEAALIKLGEGVRIILTQFEAAIQKDSSKTPAGGGVHPLTRYVMNYLVFLADYSGAVSVIMADWSVAAETPLPQAYFSSPTSALADDPCVAAITTRLAWLILVLLCKLDGKAVMYNDVALSYLFLANNLNYVVSKVRNSKLGLLMGPEWISENRLKVSKYLGNYERMGWSKVISSLPEDPMAEISPEQVTDRFERFNAAFEEAYKKQTSWVIPDPKLRDNVKISLAKRVVPAYRIFYNKHRDNYARRFRFGVETIVKYAPEDLNNYLSDLFFAASAGGASTTTTTYDNDTSMSSSCGR